The following is a genomic window from Amycolatopsis cihanbeyliensis.
GCGGGGATGTTCCTGTGCAGCCCGAACGAGGGCGAGTTCCTGCGCGCGATGCCGGCGATGGTGGGCACCGCGAGTATCGACTGGGCCTGCACGTTGCTCGGTATCGACGTCGAGGACGTGGGGCGGCTGCTGGGCGAGAGCGCGCCCGGTGCGGGCGGGGTGCGGGCGCTGCCGTTCCTCTCCACCTCGGGCGAGCGGGCACCCTTCGTGGACGCCGCCGCGCGGGCGCAGTTCTCCGGGCTCAGCCTGGAGACCTCCAGGGCGGACGTGCTGCGTGCGCTGTGCGAGTCGGTGGCCTACGCGGCGCGGCACTGCTTCGAGGCGGCCGGGCTCACCGGGCGGCTGTACGCCAACGGGGGTGGGGTCCGCTCGGCGGAATGGACGCGGATCTTCGCCGACGTGCTGGGCAGGCCGATCGTGGTCCCCGGGGACCCCGGGGTCGGCGCGCGGGGCGCGGTGCTGGTCGCGGCGGAGGCGCTGGGGCAGCCGTTCGACGTGGACCGGTGGGTGGAAAACTCGCGTACGGTCGAGATGCGGCCGGAGAACGTCGAGTTCTACCAACAGGGTTACGCGGACTACCAGACCTCACTGTCCGCTGCCCGCGGACTGTGGAGCCTGTGAATGCTGCTGGAGGACGAGCGCGCGGCGGTGTGCGAGTACGCGCGCAGGATGACCGCCGACGGCCTGGTCGTCGGCACCTCGGGGAACGTGTCGGTGCGCTCCGGTGACCTGGTGGCCGTGACCCCCACCGGCGTGGACTACGACGTGCTGACGCCGGGGGACATCACCGTGGTCTCCCTTGACGGGTCCGTTGTGGACGGAGAGCTGCGGCCGACCAGCGAGCTGCCGATGCACCTCACCGTCTACCGCGAGGCCGCCGATCCCGAGGGCGCGCCGGTCGCCGCGGTCGTGCACACCCACTCGGTGCACGCGACGGCGGTGTCCACACTGGTCGATGAGGTGCCGCCGATCCACTACATGCTGGCGGTGATCGGGCCGAGCGCGCGGGTGGCGAGCTACGCGACCTACGGCACCCCGGAGCTGGCCGAGGCGATGCTCGCCGCGCTGAAGGGGCGCCGGGGCTGCCTGCTGGCCAACCACGGCACCGTCACCTACGGCAAGGACCTCGCCGCCGCCTACCACCGCGCCCAGCAGCTCGAGTGGCTCTGCCGGCTCTGGCTGCTGGCCCGCTCCGCGGGCACCCCCGCGCTGCTGCCGCAGCCCGAGATCGAGCACATCGTCACCAG
Proteins encoded in this region:
- a CDS encoding class II aldolase/adducin family protein, translating into MLLEDERAAVCEYARRMTADGLVVGTSGNVSVRSGDLVAVTPTGVDYDVLTPGDITVVSLDGSVVDGELRPTSELPMHLTVYREAADPEGAPVAAVVHTHSVHATAVSTLVDEVPPIHYMLAVIGPSARVASYATYGTPELAEAMLAALKGRRGCLLANHGTVTYGKDLAAAYHRAQQLEWLCRLWLLARSAGTPALLPQPEIEHIVTRLRGYGQPPR